The Spea bombifrons isolate aSpeBom1 chromosome 4, aSpeBom1.2.pri, whole genome shotgun sequence genome segment ATGCCAATGTAATACAATTTTCAACTATAACACACGTGACCCCCTAATGACTTAACAGGTTAAATGTGAAATGACCTAAATAGGGGTGAAATGTGACTGCACactttgcatgcacacagggATCAaacagtacttatttataacaCACTGTCAAAACACACTTTTTCATCTTTCAAATAAAGTGTTATGAATTAAATGACATTCTCTTTGATTTATTTAACTTCTGACTGTGCTGATCAATAACACTCAAGGCTCAAGCTGAGTAATTTTAATGCAGTTTCAATACAGATTTTGCACATATGATAGATCTGTGAAATAACAGTGCATATCAGGCATCTCAAACAGATTTACCAAACAACGCATACATAGTGAATACGTCAAGGATGCTACATTGATGTTCAAAGGCACGTCGGCTTGAGGGCTATCCTGACAGTGGCTCATTAATTGTTAGTTTCACCCTACATAGATATCTAAGTCCCATTTATGTTATGTATGTTTCCAAAATACCAAGCCTTCAGTAGCCTGCCCAGTTAGAGGTTGATCGCGTTGGCACTTAGAGGGTGAAATACATTATCATAGACCTGCAGCTTGGTCGTGCTTTTGATTTTCAGAGTTCCTTGCATTATCACACGATACATAATTTACAATAATGGTCTCTTCTAAATGATAGGTACAAACATAAAGCATTTCCACAGAGCAGTAAAAGGCACTGATGGCTCGCTTACCCTTAGTCAATATAAccgtttgtttttatttctgacTGTCGATATCAGCTTACCATCTGCCACAAAGAATGCATAACaatcaccccccccacacacctttaGATACTACAAAGCTAGATTACATCAAATTCAATACAAAGGGATTATGATGTCCCCGTGTTTTTTCTTGTTCATACTATCCAGGTTTTTAAACCTGGTGGCCACATACCTTATGTGTCATGGGCTAGAAGGCCAAATCATTTCAAGCCAAAGCTGTAATTTCATCCAAACACAATTTCTGATTTATGGAACAGTCAACTTCTTATGTCCTCTAAAGGAAACATTTGCAATAAAGGCTTTTTTTGCAGAATACCAGGCAAAAAGTGAAGTCTTTTTTGCATACCTATTTTAatacacataaaacacacatacaatgtTATTTGTTAACTTTAGTTTCCAGGTTACTGCATGTTTGTaacaaataaacacattatttatgCAGGCATTGACTTGAACAGCATGACCGGCGCTTACTTgtcaatagaaataaatatttaacatagcatAATGGACAGTTTATGAACTCAGAACAAAGAATCACTTTCTTTCTTCCATGTGTATGATTTCAATACTTATAtacattatgctttggccacTGAGACAATTACTGGTAACCCACTAAACCGCAAGCCACAGAACAGGATGCTTGCATAGGCCATGTCATATGAAGGCACTGGAGCATGTCAGTGGTTTTGCAAGCTGTCAGCAATCCATTTCTGTGTTTGCTtggtaaaatacattatacTGTGTGCTCTTTCATGTTAGCGTGGTTTCCACTGCTTAAGGCTCCTGCATGCTGTTTTTAGATGCCTTTTGGTTTCATACATCATTTAACCCTTAGAGCGAGGGATACACTGTCAAAAACTGGCAAAGCAGTGAAATCCAAGGGGATGCTTTATCAAATGGCAATACAATGCTTCTCTAAAGCATGTTTTCAAAGGGAGCCCATTTTCAGCAATAATTTTAGGTTTGTTGGTGAGACAACAGCCTCAATTTCCCACTTGAGGAATGCACAGTGCTTTATTTAGGAGGCTACACTTTTTAGTAATAATTCATTTGTGACACTCGAAAAATGTCGAAAAGAGACAGTTAACTATCCCCGACATTccttttaaaaacaatgcatattaaagtactctttgtttaaaattgggggggaaataatgagGTACTTAACTGAGTTGGAATCTGCAGCCCTGTAGctgtcctcttcttctgtggTCCAAGAATGATTGCTACTCAATGGtgtcttgaagcagccaatcagtgatggGGAAATACTATTGCAATTTCCTGCAGCGTTTGATGCAAGTAAGAATGTGGCTGAACACATTTCCCACATGGAAACTACCTGGGGGTGGGGAAGGGATAAATGTGAATTGGGGATTCTTCAGAACCCCTCTTGGGCATTTGTAAGGGGGACATAAAGGAAATGTAAAGGTACCTCTCAGCTATCCTATGCATAAAAgtgtatatgatagctggagtgtccctttaatgtttaattaaccAAGGGAAGGTAAGAGTGCCCAATATTAAAAGCTCTAGCCAGAGCCCAGCACTGCCGTAAAGCATTTATGGTATCGCTAAACCTTAATTTATCAAATATCCTACATACTCATCAAATCTGAAGATAAAAttcttaaataaattattaaaattatttctaGAAGCTGGTCAATAAAACTTAACCGACATCTGACACTTCAGGAACCTTAATAGGGATTTGGAAAATCAACTGACCAATCGGTGACATCTGTTGTCACCGATGGTTAATGTACTGGAGATGGTTGGATTTATATGTTGTTTAGAATCACTGATTACAATAACTGGGAACTTGTCAGGTCCCACTAGAGCCCTTCCCCTCCTTGTAGATACCTTGTAgatggaagaggactccagtgaacctgtgaagctctggtgccctccatgcccaagagggttaaggtattgctggaaaataatgctggccacacaaaatattgacactttgggcccaatttgtactcacttttgttgccaaggttcagacattaatggctgtgtgttgagttattttgaggggacagaaaatgtacactgttatacaggctgtacactactagcagagtgtcatttcttcagtgttgtcacatgaaaagatattataaaatatttacaaaaatgtgagggtgtactcacttttgtaatatactgtatatatttgccAAAGCATATACTCACCATCAGCACCCTCATTAAGGGGATGTAGACACTCAACCTTAGTTGAACTTTTAGTGGGAACTGTAAGACTGATACTTAGTTTTAATCACTGTGAGTCCATGGCCTGTCTTGGCATTGAGTTGGGCCAACTGGCCCACTTTTGCCTATATGGGAAGGACTGCCTGCTTCCAGTAAATCTTCTGCAGGTGGTGCCTGGTCATTTAATATGatagcatgtgaaattgatgcCAACATCAGCCTAATGGTGGGATTTAGGTGCAACGCATAGAAACACTATGGGACTTTTTCACTAAGGCTGGAGTCAACAGAAGAGTTTGCAAGAAAGTTGTGGGTTCAACTTGAATTCACTATGTGTTATAAAGGGCTACCCCTAGCTAAGTTCTCTGTAAGAAAAAGTGagctggccttgtataatgtaaTCAATAGTTCAATTGGTCACATGAATTCTAAGGAATATCAGATGTCAATATGCTTTGTACAGTGCCAGTCAAGTTATTATTCACGCTTAAACTCCCTGGGGAAGGCTCTTCTTAACATAAAGTGAAGTCAGGGAGATGACACCACAAACTATCTCATGAGTGAACACACCCTTACAATATCTTGCTAAATGGAACAATGGGAACTTTATACACACAGATGTGAACAAGTGTAGTCCTGTGTTATTTGAATGCACTGTAAAGCAAGAACATAGTGAGGTCCAGCTGGGGGCTACTTGGTGAGTGGGGTCCTTTTCTATgatcaaaataaagaagcagaggctcagcacttcaaatgataaggtgagtttatttcacacaggcaacgtttcgacgcacaggtctttctcaagccttgcgtcgaaacgttgcctgtgtgaaataaactcaccttatcatttgaagtgctgagcctctgcttctttattttggatttattgagggacttggtggtaccctggctcgtgcaccatttcactgctgagtgctgcattccaacctctctttttgtgtatgcTTTTCTATGATCAGTGACAGCAGAAGCTTCTCCTTTTGTCACATGACAGGGTCAACCAGTAAGAAGCTCCTATTGTTACCATTACCAATTTGAACATTAGGCTTGGCTGAAGCACCATGTGATGGACAAGGTCTAGTTCATAACGTACTATGAACAATTCACTCTTCAGCCTTGCAAAACATCAATGTTATGGCAGATCAATGGGTTTAGTAGACATTTCATATGTTGATTAGTAGacatttcatgttttaatcttattcactataataataaattacttgTTGGCTCTTGAATAGCACagttaatgtttgttttcttcacgGTCTATCACTGTTCCTTCTTTGAAACACTCAAACTTCGTTCTTTGTTTATGTTGTGCTGGCTCTTACTCTTCTCTTCATTGTAGATATTACAACTGATAAAGATACAGACAATACAAAAAACAGACAATCTTGTGCATGGAACCAACTAAGCTCCTAAATTATTATCTTCTGAATATAAAATTTTTGCTTTTAATGTGTGCTCTATAATGTGACATTGTAATAAGTAACAGTTACCAGTGAGAACATTAATAATTAGGGTGTTAAAAAATAGCTTTAATTCAGTCCAGCTGTTAAAGTTACTCCTGGGACGTtaagaaaatgaattaaaaaggcGCACATTTTGACCCCCTTATAACCTGATTTTTGCACCAGTACCGTAGAAGGcagatacaaatatttaaagaactgtgaaataataattaaattatcataaataagtgttttatactagcatatatttataatggtaatgaaaatctatattaaaaaaatatttagtaagtGTTAAAATTGTATCTGCAGCTTTGCTTAATTAGAACATAGACAtaataggttaaaaaaatgaagaccaagtaacaataaaaataacagcgTGAAAGTACTGTGTTAATCTTTTAATGCAAGTCATTATCCTATTATGGATTATGTTAACATGTACTAAAATTATATTAAGGctgtatgtcattttttttaaaatgttattttgctaataaaatgaaatgtacatcCCTTGGGATCTATCACTTAAAATAATCACTATCCTAAACTAGACTTTTTTTGATGTTTCATTGATTAGATAACGACTACACTTTGAAAAAAACTGTTATATGAAAACAGGAAGACTTACAAGGAATAGAATTAAATGCTACAGTGGATATTAGTTTTTTGCAGCCATTGCTAAATGGCTTTCCTCCAGGGACCTGCGATGCCAATCCCTGACCATTATTGTCCCATAATGTGCTACCAATAAAACACTTTCCGTGTTTCCTTAGGGTGATTCATTGCCAGTGTTGCTGACCTCTGGCCCATCTGTGTTCCTGGGCATAGTTGCAGACATGGTTAAggccatgtttaaaaaaagaatgaggGCTTGTTAAGCCAGGCAAATTAGCTTTAGAAACATCAATGTAATTGCTTTGCTATCCAAGTTTTTTGGGCTTGTCCATTGCTTTGTACAATAGATGTGAATGCGCTGGACCGTATTCAAATGAGTTACATAATATACCTGTATTCAAGTACACAATTCACGTTCTGCCAGCTTTGATGAAACTCTTATGTGGGGTGGCACCAGaagtatacaaataaaatacatttagctTATGATGCCACATTTAAGTACTATGTGACATTAGTAAACAATTGATTTTGTTTACTACTAGGAATGTTCTCAGTATACTTTACTTTTTACATGCCAATGTTTATGAGAGGTTTTGCAGGCTGATGTGTTATTGGTTTCACCTCCCCttattgtttattgtaaatttgagctatatatatatatatatatatatatatatatatatatatatatatatatatatatataatttgctctCCATGCATTTTATATGGGTTGCAATAGAGAATAATATGTTGTAATTCCACGTATCCAACACTACTACTTTCACAGCATTTAGCCGTTCAGCACTACTGCTAGTTCCACTAAAGCAGGTTGCTATGATTTTTATAGTATTACAATATGCTTTTGTGATTTTCCACATTAAAATTAGATCTTAGAGTCATCTGGCACTAAATGGGTTAAATGTATGGAGACTTTCAGCTGCAGAAAATAATTACCGGATATATGCTGCAAAGCAACACAATAGATGCTGAGAAATATTGTATCTTGATAAGGCGCCTCCTTCCTATAATAAACCTTTAAATTAAAGCTAGGTTACAACAGGGACAAGTATGTTTAGGTTTCCGTGGATGGGATGGGTGCATACAAAAGTGGGCCACCAATGTTAGTTTGCATTGATAAATCAAGAAGAATAAGAGGAAGCGACAATCCAAATTGCTATAATCTGCAACAAACACAAGCAATTAGAATCAATGTTTGATGTGATCATTTAAATTGAGGTTAATAGGTTAAACTACCCAGGGGAAAAGCAAAACTAAAGCCGTCTTGCACATCAAATGTTCTAGCAATTGATAAACTGCTTAAAGCAAACCTACAATTACATATGCAGCGACTTGCAAATGCAATTTCTGCCACTTGTctgtgtgagattttttttcacagctatattccttTAAGATGATGTAATAGTTATTTCCCTGGTTGGTTTCTTCCCTGCACTGCTGAAACAACAGCATCTCTGAACAGCTCTGGGATCTGTGGATCCACCCAGCTCAAAAGCCAGTGTAGGTTTAGCAACCAAGCAGTAAGGCACCAAGAGCTGCTCAtcagctgctgctgctcttgCCCTGCTCTcatgtccttttttttatctgccttccTCTTACTATGATAGCCTTTCTGTTTCTCTTAGTAATTGGAGTACCAAATGTTCATGCTGTTCCATGTAGCCTGGTTGCTGTGATTgagagttatttttaaggcatTTAAAAAGCCAGCATCCCATCTGTAGCATTTTTTCCCATCTTACTCATAACCAGCCTGTCTTCTTCTAGAGGGCTTTTTGCTGACCATTCCACCTGGAAATTCATCTCAACAGCTGTTTTGCAAAAGCTGCTAAGTTTCTCCAGACTTCATAACAATATTATTTCAAGAAACtattttcaattttttgtttccttttctaCAAAACTGGACTTCTGTAGCACACAAAAATGGATTACGCAACTCAGGTACAGTAAGTTTATTTTTAGtactaatttattattatcattgccttttatttattaagtgccaaCAAATTAATATTgtagcatttatttaaaatttttgtaGTCACCATGAATGCTTggcatatttatctactttttaCAAGTAGCCTGTTTTACTTTACATGTTGAGCTTCCATATAAACTGTACAATTTATACAAAGGatagtattttaatgtaaatgtatattggcttttatgtgttttttatgttaacTGTATTATTTATCTCTTAACTTTTGTATTCCCAACAGATCACAGAATATATGTGAACTGAGTGTGACCTTGTATTTAGGGGCTTCTGTATACACATCTTTTTAAATTGACATTTGTAGCAAGTCATTTTTCAGTCGGCATTGACCTGGAAACTAGAAAGACTAATTTGCTTGTGCATAAGCCTAGTTAATGATTACAGAGCCTCTAGTAAGAAGACAATCTTTGAACTTTTTGCTTTTATATTgcaaatttggatttttttaaggaaaatatttcaTGAGCGGTGTGCAGTTGCTTTTATTTGTCTAAAGGTACAATGGCTCTGAGTGGTAACTGCAGAACTTACGCCCCACCCAGGGATCAAGGGACCATTTTGCAATCCTTTCCCGAGGTGGTTGAATTGAATGTTGGCGGGCAAGTTTACTTCACGCGCCATGCAACTTTGACCAGTATACCACATTCCCTGCTATGGAAAATGTTTACTGCAAAAAGGGACTCTGTGAATGACCTGGCTAAAGATGCCAAGGGAAGATTCTTTATCGATAGAGATGGTTTTCTTTTCCGTTATGTTCTCGATTATCTCAGGGACAGGCAAGTGGTCTTACCAGATCACTTTCCAGAAAAAGGAAGGTTGAAACGTGAAGCTGAATACTTTATGCTCCCAGACTTGGTGAAACTCCTAGCACCTGATGAAGttaagcagagcccagatgatTACTGCCACAGTGACTTTGAGGATGTCTCCCAAGGCAGTGAAACCAGAATATGCCCTTCTTCATCTTTGATGCCTTTAGATAGAAAATGGGGTTTCATCACTATTGGCTATCGAGGATCTTGCACAATGGGTAGAGAAAGTCAAGCGGATGCCAAGTTCCGAAGAGTTCCAAGAATTCTAGTTTGTGGGAGAATATCCCTAGCCAAAGAGGTCTTTGGGGAAACACTAAATGAAAGCAGGGACCCAGACAGAGCTCCAGAAAAGTACACTTCTCGTTTTTATCTTAAGTTCAAACATCTAGAAAGAGCATTTGACATGCTATCAGAGTGTGGATTCCACATGGTAGCCTGCAATTCTTCAGTGACCGCCTCATTTGTTAATCAATACACTGATGACAAGATATGGTCCAGCTACACTGAATATGTTTTCTACAGTAAGTACCAACAAATCTCAAGGTAGCTTTGGCAGAGGGTACAGAGAATGTATtgtattacccccccccccaaaaaagatgaTGTTGTAAGTGACATAGTAAGAAAAAAGTGCATGGGCAATTTAAAAGTGATGCGAAAAGGGATATAGATAATATAAACTGCACCTTCAGGTTAtgtctatgaaaaaaaaactatgatctACATAGAGCTACAAACTAAAATACGCAATCACTGCTTTTAAAAGGCGTAGTTTACGATGTCTGCTTACTATCTTGATAATGATGTCAAAACTGCTTTGGCTAGGTGGCACTAGAGACCAGTATACTACCATCTGGAATTGAGTGAAATTGTGAGTCTGGCAATAGATATCCACAGGATGTAATTCTGACACAGTAGCTAAGCATTTAAAGCTAAAAGAAAGGGAATGCTGGGATGGGATTAAAGCAGCTGTGACTCTTTTGATTTGCTCTCGTTTTCCATGTATGGCCCCCTAGAATTGAACCCATAGTTGTTGCTTTTCAACTATTCCAAATGGCTGCTAACATGCATCTGTCAAATAAATACTCTGCCAGCACTgtgattttgcttttttttgtatcgTACAGGGTGGTTGATGGTGTtaatcttaaaatataattttataaacagGCAATAATTGGTTTTAAtcacctcccaaatgtgatTTAATTTGAATGGCTAAAATCTCTGTTCTAGGCAAATTCGATGATTCATGGCAGCTATTTATAAAATCATCTGCATTCAGATACAGGCTTGTAGCTGGAAAGACCTAATATAGGAAACTGCACATGTTGCCTTGACCGTACAAACTCCCTCTGGACCTTATTCTAATAGTGAAGCACATAGCATATTAATAGGTAATTCATTCCTATGAGCTTACGCTAGTGAGCTTTcttcttccttccttttttaaGATGCACCTATGTGTGAAGAGCTGGATTTAAAATTTAAGATCTCCTGTGAGTCTCTTTTTTCACAATGTACGTTTGTTACTACAAGATTAAGTCACATTCCCAAGGTCAGAAGTAgaaaaatttaataaagttgTATTTCTTTTGAATGGTAGGAGAGGGAACGCTTTACCCGTGTGGGATATAGATATAGGAGCTGAGACTTCTACAAGATTCTGTATGGCTAGCATGGGATGAAGGGAGGTGTTCATACACAGCCATTCAATTGAAcgtttatagaaaatatatacagtttgtgGTCTGAAGGTTGGCCATGTCAGCATTATAGTTTTGTACATATGTTTAGGGGAGAGAGATGCAATTTTCCCCTGGGCTTGCTGATTTAAAGCTTTTGGGCCACTACTTGAAAGTGTTTTATAGCGGTTCAACATAAAGCCACTAAGATATCTACAGGAAGGAGGACTTTAAGTTGAATTTACATGATGGTTGGATCCCTTTTTCTGCACATTCTATAAGTTTTCTATATATTCTCTTTTCTTAATTGTGTTTTGGACATAACTGGATAGTGCACATGGAGCATGCTCTCTGACAAATATGTTTGGGCTGCTTTATTACTGGGACACTGGGCTGATTATCACCAGCTCTCACTTGCTCTCCAAATAACCACAACCAGGGGAAGTTTTCTAATGGGGCTGTACCTGAAGGGTGTCTACAGCACAAAGCATCATTGGTACCATATCAAGCACAGCCTCATATGGGAGgatggtgagaaggggaagTATATTCACcacttgtctttttttaattgattagtTCATTATGTAAGAGGGCTTTTTTTCATCTGTGCATTTTATAGTGGATagtcatcatacctgggaacttttaggcTTCGGCTACCTAGAGCCCTCTCCTTGTGGGATGCAAGTAAGCAGTGCCGTGGACGGTGGCAGGTAGTCATGCCCATGTGGGTGATCCCGCTGACGCCAATGTCGGTGGGTGATCCCCCAAGAATATGAACCTACATAACAGATACGTTTAAAATTTTACATACGTGTTTGGTATATAGCATCCattgcacaattttttttttaagagtaaCTCTTGGTTGGAGCTTGTATGCAGGTTCATAGTTTATGGATGTAAAAGCTGACATTTAATACGACAGGAAAAGTGTtgatgaattaatatttttgtattcataTAAAAGAAAGTAACATTAAAATGAGTGTATTAGATGGAATACTATTTCAACTAAAAGTGATACTGGACAAATGCACTACAAGACATGTTGCAGTTGTTGCTCAATATAAGCTGATATTGGAGTTCAGGGATTTCTggatatttcttgttttttttttaagcttgaaTCAATGGCTCCTCAATGTGCTTGCCAATCAGGGTAGGATTTAAGGATGTCCTTACATGAGGACAAGTGGATCAATCAGTTATCCAAGAGCCATTAACTTCAAATGGAAtagcttttaaatgtaaaacctCAGTCACACATTCCTAAAGATATGAAAGCTTTTTAGCCATACAATCCATTTGTGCTGGTTTGTCATTTCTCAATAATATCTTTAATGAGCCCATTATATTTGAAAATGTGAATACAATGGATTTTTGCTTTTTCGTATGGACAGAGAGATAGATCAATAGATGTTCCAGCTTATATCTGCATCATATAACATAGCACCTACATATATACTCTGATTCTGGGGTAGGCTTTGGTCTATAGATGTGGGTGATTGATGTTATCTCCCCTGTGTGTCCCCCTTTATTGACTTTTAGGAGTGAGCTCTAGCCCTGTGTGTGGGTAGTCTCACATCCATAACCTTGCTCAGCTATGGTGTCTTCCACATCTCTGGGGAATTCTCTGGTATCCACATCTAGTCAGTTTACATACCAAGGTatctgtatatgttttatttatgaaaacattgtaattttagtttttgaCATGACGTTACATAATTTCCCTATTAAGCCCTCATAGAATTCACTGGGAATACCTCTCATAACAGAATTtgttcagaaaataaaacagctaATCATGCAACGTGATCTATATGAAAATTCTATAATCAGCATTAGTCTAAGCTATTGATAGCATGTGCTGCTAATAGTCCTTGGTTTACTGTGTTGTCTCAGAGGATTTAACTCATATTCTGTTACTTGTAATCAATTACGGATGCCTTTTGTCTCTTACATGCAGTTAAGTAGAAAGATCTCAAAAGAAGTGCTTTCATTAAGTTTACAGGAGTGTTGTTCATTTAAGCCCACTGACCtcactgtgcattatgaatCGTTAACGTGAGTTCCCCTATAAGAAGTACTCAGCTGGCCATAATGTATAGGTTGATAAGATCTAAAATTATATATGC includes the following:
- the KCTD16 gene encoding BTB/POZ domain-containing protein KCTD16 isoform X2; its protein translation is MALSGNCRTYAPPRDQGTILQSFPEVVELNVGGQVYFTRHATLTSIPHSLLWKMFTAKRDSVNDLAKDAKGRFFIDRDGFLFRYVLDYLRDRQVVLPDHFPEKGRLKREAEYFMLPDLVKLLAPDEVKQSPDDYCHSDFEDVSQGSETRICPSSSLMPLDRKWGFITIGYRGSCTMGRESQADAKFRRVPRILVCGRISLAKEVFGETLNESRDPDRAPEKYTSRFYLKFKHLERAFDMLSECGFHMVACNSSVTASFVNQYTDDKIWSSYTEYVFYRGPSRWPSTHCDCCCKNTKGDKEGESGTSCNELSTSSCDSQSEASSPQETVICGPVTRQPNIQTLDRPAKKGPVQIVQQSEIRRKSDLLRTLTSGSRESNTSKKKVVKEKLSIEEELEKCIQDFMKIKIPDRFPERKYSWQSDLLRKYHL
- the KCTD16 gene encoding BTB/POZ domain-containing protein KCTD16 isoform X1; this encodes MALSGNCRTYAPPRDQGTILQSFPEVVELNVGGQVYFTRHATLTSIPHSLLWKMFTAKRDSVNDLAKDAKGRFFIDRDGFLFRYVLDYLRDRQVVLPDHFPEKGRLKREAEYFMLPDLVKLLAPDEVKQSPDDYCHSDFEDVSQGSETRICPSSSLMPLDRKWGFITIGYRGSCTMGRESQADAKFRRVPRILVCGRISLAKEVFGETLNESRDPDRAPEKYTSRFYLKFKHLERAFDMLSECGFHMVACNSSVTASFVNQYTDDKIWSSYTEYVFYNKMSSTSTAGKGTFTTTAMGKNGGPSRWPSTHCDCCCKNTKGDKEGESGTSCNELSTSSCDSQSEASSPQETVICGPVTRQPNIQTLDRPAKKGPVQIVQQSEIRRKSDLLRTLTSGSRESNTSKKKVVKEKLSIEEELEKCIQDFMKIKIPDRFPERKYSWQSDLLRKYHL